GCAGGTACTGTGATGGAACAGGAAAAAAAATAAAACTATCTTATATGATGGTTCTCATAAGAAATGAAATTTCAAATATAAGTTGTGACAGGGATGTAAAAGATTTTCACATACAGATAGATGTATCTTATGAAAAGGATATTAAAAATAATATGGATAGGTTCATAAAAGGTATAGGTGCTGGGGACAAGAGAATATATATTACTTACGAAAAGAAAGTATCTTATAAGATAGAACCTCTTGAGTTTATGAGCCAGATAGATCATCTGAAAGAGTTTAAAGTAAATTGAAAAAACTTTACAAACAATAACATATGTGTTAAAATGGCATTTGTAGACCGCTCAAAAAAGGTTTTATAAATTATAGAAAGAATTTTCTATATACCTTTTAGGCGAGACTGGATTGAGGAGGTGTTTTAAATGTATGCAGTTGTAGCTACTGGTGGAAAACAGTATAAGGTTTCAGAAGGAGACGTTATATATGTTGAAAAATTAGATGCTGAAGTTGATTCAACAGTTGAACTTGACAAGGTTTTAGTAGTAGGTAAAGATGACGCAGGTGTAGTTATTGGAAAACCTGTAGTTGAAGGAGCTAAAGTAAGTGCTAAAGTATTGGCACAGGGAAAAGCTAAAAAAGTTATAGTCTTCAAGTATAAGGCTAAAAAGGATTACAGAAAGAAGCAGGGACATAGACAGCCTTACACTAAATTACAAATTGAAAAAATTGATGCGTAATTATGATTGAAGCATTTTTTAAAAGAGAATCCTGTAATTTGGTTTCAGTTGTACTTAAAGGCCATGCAGAGTCAGTTAACCAGGGTTATGACATGGTGTGTAGTGCTGTTTCTGCCATATCTCAAACTACTGTAATAGGAATAACAGAAGTGTTAAAGCTTAAATTAAAGTACTCTATAAAGGATGGATTTTTAAGCTTTTCTTTAAAAGATATGAAAGAGGATGACATTTTAAAATGTCAGGTACTTGTGGAAACTATGTTACTTGGTTTGAAAAGTATTGAATTTAATTTTGGTGAATATATAAATGTAAAGGTAGAGGAGGTGTAATTTTATGTTAATTATGAATCTTCAACTATTTGCCCATAAAAAAGGAGTAGGTAGTTCAAGGAATGGTAGAGATAGTGAATCCAAAAGATTAGGTACTAAATCTGCTGATGGACAGTTTGTTTTAGCTGGAAACATATTGGTTAGACAGCGAGGAACAAAAATTCATCCTGGAACTAACGTTGGAAGAGGATCTGACGATACTTTATTTGCAAAGATAGATGGTGTAGTTAGATACGAAAGAGTAGGAAAGACTAAAAAGAAGGCCAGCGTATATCCTTTAAAGTTAGAAGAATTAGCAGCTGAATAGTATTATTAAGGCACCCTAATGAGGGTGCTTTTTTAAAATTCCTTATTTTAAGAAAAAAGTTGTATACTGTGGTTAGAGTGAATTACTTACTTATCTGTGGGAATAATAGAATTTAGAATAAAGTGATTTTTTAATTTAATATAATTAATTTTTGAAAGGAAGTGAGCGGCATGTTTGTAGATACAGCTAAAATATTTGTAACCTCAGGAGATGGTGGAGATGGATCCATTTCTTTTAGAAGAGAAAAGTATGTGGCCTTTGGAGGACCAGATGGTGGAGATGGCGGAAAAGGCGGAGATGTTATACTTGCAGCAGATACAGAAAGCACTACACTTTTGGATTTTGCATATAGGAAAAAGTATCGTGCAGAAAAAGGTGAAAATGGCTCAGGATCTAAATGTTTTGGAAGAAATGGAAAAGATCTTTACATAAAAGTACCTATGGGAACAGTTGTAAGGGATGTGAAAACGAATAAAATAATGGCAGATCTTGCGCATCCTGAAGACAAATGCATAGTTGCAAGAGGTGGAAGAGGCGGAAGAGGAAATGTAAGATTTACAACTCCTGTAAGGCAGGCACCAGATTTTGCTGAGCCAGGAATGCCAGGAGAAGAAAGATATATATCCTTGGAACTTAAGTTATTGGCGGATGTAGGACTTTTAGGATTTCCAAATGTAGGAAAATCAACTCTTTTGTCTATAGTGACTAAGGCTACACCTAAAATTGCAAATTACCATTTTACAACATTATCTCCTAATCTGGGAGTAACTAATATTTCGGGAATAAAAAGCTTTGTAATAGCAGATATACCGGGTATAATAGAAGGTGCAGCAGAAGGAGTAGGCCTTGGAATTGAATTTTTAAGACATATCCAAAGGACAAGACTTTTAATACATGTAGTAGATATATCAGGAATTGAAGGAAGAGATGCTTTTGATGATTTTACAAAAATAAATAAGGAATTGAAAAAGTATGATGTTAAACTTTGGGATAAGCCTCAGATAATTGCTGCAAACAAATCAGATATGCTATATGACAATGAACTATTTGAAAACTTCAGAAAAAAAGTTGGCAAGTTAGGATATGACAAGGTATTTAAAATATCTGCAGCTACAGGACAGGGTGTTAAAGAACTTATGAAGGAAGCTGCTAGGATACTAAGTACTATACCTGTAGAAAATATTGAAATAAATGAAGAAGATAAATTTGTACCTGAAGAAAAGAAATTTACTTATAACATAAGAAAAGAAGAAAATACTTTTATAGTGGAAGGAAGTTTTGTTGATAGGTTACTTGGAAGTGTCAATGTAAATGATCCTGACGAATTACGATATTTTTATAAAGTACTTAAAAACAAAGGAGTTATGCAGGAATTAATGGATATGGGAATTAAAGATGGGGATGTAGTTAAGCTGAATGATTTTGAATTTGATTATGTAATGTAATAAAAAAATAAATGGAGAGAAAATAGATGGTTAAAAAGGCTATTTTTGGGGGAACATTTGATCCAATACACAATGGACATATACATATAGCTTATGAAACTTTATATAGATTGGGAGTAGATAATATTGTATTTATACCGACAGGTAATCCTCCCCATAAAGCGAACAAAGATGTAACAAGTGCTTTTTTGAGATACGAGATGGTAAAGGCAGCTGTAGGTACGGAAAGTAAATTCTCTGTAAGTAAATATGAAATAAATAAACCTAATTTGAGCTATACGTATAATACCTTAAAACATTTTAATAAGGCTGAAAGGAAAACCAAATGGTATTTTCTAACGGGAGTAGATTGTCTAATGGACATTGAAAATTGGAACAGGGTAGAGGATATATTTAAGTTGTGTCAATTTATAGTATTTAATAGGCCGGGGTTTCCAGATTTTACTGCACAAAACATAAAAGAACAGAAAGAAAAAATAGAAAAAAAGTATTCTACTAAAATTATATATTTAGATGCTCCGCTATTTGATATTTCTTCTACAGATATACGAAAAAATATTAGGATGGGCAGAAATGTGAGTTATCTTCTTCCCGAGAGTGTTTATGACATTATTAAACAACATAATCTTTATAAACAGAGTCCTTGACGTCAGATGGAGTTTTGACTCCACCTGATGCTTATTAACAGGCTTCTTAGTGCTTCAGCACTTAGAAGGCGTTATCCTTTAGGGGGAATCGTTATCCAGGAACGTAGCTGCTCTTTATTACCACTTGGAGAAACGGGAATATTAGAGCAGGTAGTCATCGGATAAATGAAATTAAATAATTTTTTGGAGTGATAAGGGATGTGGAGTGAAGAACAGATCAAAGAATATTTAAATGAGAAGCTGAAGAAAAACAGATATGAGCATAGTTTGAGTGTACAGGATACGGCGATAAAGTTAGCTGAATTTTATCATGTGGATGTTAAAAAGGCAAGTACAGCAGGGCTTGTTCATGATTGTGCCAAGCACATGTCAAATGATGAAATTTTGTCTATGGCACATGAGAATCAGATTCCTATAGATGAAGTAAGTGCATTAAATCCTCAACTTCTCCATGGAAACATTGCTGCAGTGATAGCAAAAAATGTTATGGGGATTTATGATGAGGAAATATTGAGTGCAGTAGCTTGTCATACTACAGGTAAAAAAGATATGAATCTTTTAGAAAAGATAGTGTATATTGCAGATTACATAGAGCCTTTAAGAAATTTCCCGGGAGTAGAAATACTTAGAGAAGAGGCGTTTACAAATTTAGATACTGCACTTTTAGATGCCTTTAATAATACTATAAAAGTTGTAATTGATAGGGGACAACTCTTGCATGTAAATACAATTAGCGGCAGAAATTATTTGGTTTTTAAAAAAGCTAATAAATAGATTCTAATTGTATGCAAGTAAATACGCTATAATTAGTATATTATAAATTTTAAGCTTATTTTAGGAGGTTTTTTATAATGGAAAAAGAAATAATAAGCACAAAAAAAGCGCCAGGGGCTGTAGGACCTTATTCTCAGGCTGTTAAGGTTGGAAACTTTTTATTTACATCAGGCCAAATTCCACTGGATCCATCTACAGGAGAATTAGTCTCAAGTGATATTAAAAAGGCAACAGAGAGGTCACTTGAAAACATAAAAGCTTTACTAGAAGAAGCAGGAACATGTTTTGATAAAGTTATTAAGACTACTGTATATGTAAAAAATATGTCAGATTTTGCAGCTGTAAATGAAGTATATGCAAAATATTTTAAAAAGGATATGCCTGCAAGATCTTGTGTAGAAGTAAAGCTTCCAAAAGATGCATTGGTTGAAGTAGAAGTAATAGCATTAGTTGATTAATTGTAGAGTTTCTAAACGAAAAATAAACTTATACTCCGAATATTTTTACAATCACAAGTACGATTAAATGTTTTGATAAGTCTAAGCAGAAAATTTGCAAAAACATAAGGGCTTTTAAAAACTCGTACCTCAGACAATTTAAAAGCCCTAAGTTTTTTGTAAATTTTCCACTAAGACTTATATACAAAATATTTAAATGTACTTGTTTATTGTAAAATATTTCTACGTATAAGTTTATTTTTTAGTTAGAAACTCCTAACACTTCAGAAAACCTAAAGAAGATTATATAAAATCGTACCTCAGACATATATAATCTCTTAGGATTTTCTAAAATACCAAGCTAAGACTTATTTAAAAAGTTTTTAAAGGTGATTTCAATTTTGTCAGTATATTTTATGTATAAGTTCAAATTTCAATTAGAATCACTATATAAGGTTTATAATTTGAAGCTTATTAAAGTTTTGCGTGAGTAGCACTATATTTTAGATTTTCTGCAGTTTTAACGGAAGAAAATCATCCATAACTATTAATTCTTAACTATTAATTCTTAATTGTATTTAGCAGCTTGCTGTGGAAAGGAAAAGTTGTATGAAAGAAAATAAGATAGTATTTACAGTAGATGAAAAAGATGAAGGCTTGAAATTGAGATACTACCTGCAAAGAGTTCAGAGACTTTCAGGCAGACTTATAAAAGGGGCGGCCTTGAGTGGAAGGATAGAGATAAACAATAAAAGGGTAAAATTAAACCATATAGTAAAGTCAGGGGAAAGTATATCTTTAAACCTTGTAAAAGAGGAGTCTCAAAATGTAGAGCCTGAGAAAATGGATATAGAAGTAGCATACGAAGATGATGATCTGATAGTTGTAAATAAAAGACCGGGTATAGTGGTGCATCCTACAAGAAGTTATCCTTCAGGTACTTTGGCTAATGGACTTATGTATTATTTTAAAGAGAAGGGAGAAGACTGTATAGTCAGATTAGTAAGTAGATTGGATATGGATACTTCAGGTCTTATAATAGTTGGAAAAAATCAATTTGCTCATATGGCTCTGGCAAGAGACATGAAAAGTGAAGAATTTGAAAAGAGTTACATTGCCGTCATTCATGGAAAGATGGAAGAAAATGAAGGAACTATAGATTTGCCAATATATAGACAAGAAGGAGAAGACATAAGAAGAATTATAGATGAAAGAGGACAGAAAAGCATTACTCACTATAAGGTAATGAAGAATTTTAAGAATGATCAGTTATTAAAGCTTACGTTAGAAACGGGAAGAACCCACCAAATAAGGGTACATTTAAGTTATTTAGGTCATCCTCTTTATGGAGATACATTGTATGGAAAAGAGGACGACAGTATGTATATAAATAGGCAGGCACTTCATGCTTATAGGCTTAAATTTCCACACCCTAGAGGAAATAGGATATTGGAGCTAGAAACTGCTATCCCAGAAGATATTCTAAAATTAATAGAAAAAATAAGCTGAAACTCTATGTATTTTAAGTTTCAGCTTATTTTAATATAATTATTTATTAGAGAATACACGTCTTTTCAACACAAATACAACAGCTAAAATTATAATGATAGGTGGTACAGCGAGTAAATACTTATTTTTCATAATAATTTTTTGCATATTGTTAGAATTTAATACTTGTTTTTCACCATGAGTTATGCTGCTTGCAAGCTTTAATTTTCCTATTTCTCTTCCTTCAAAGGATATAGAAGCCTCATCAACTATATTTCCCTTTTTAAAGAATCTAAACATTAAGTTTTTATCCTTTAGGGTTACCTGTGGTACATTTGTATCATCTTTAGCTTTAATATAGTAAAAATCATAAGCGGCAATCAGTGGAACAGAAAGTCCATCTTTATTATAAGTTGTGACTAAAGCTCCTTTTTGGTACAATTTAGTAAAGGTAAAATTGTTAAATCCAAAATTAAATAGAGATACTGCGTCAGGAAAAAAAGTTTTATTTTTATCGTGAATTAGTGCCACTATAAGCTGTTGTCCATTTCTTGTAGCTGTAGATACATAGGAGTGAAATGATTGTATAGTATATCCTGTTTTACCTCCCAAGCATCCACTGTAATAATAGGTGGATTGTTTTTGTATTAATTTATTTTCATTCCATACTTCCCTTGGTTGTGGGGATTTGTTAGTAGCTGGAATAGTATAAGATATAGTAGTAGCTATCTTAGAATATTCAGGATGCTTAGATAGTGCTCTCATCATTAGAGCTAAATCTCTTGCTGAGGTTTTATGGTTTTCATTAAATAATCCAGTAGGATTTACAAAATTGGTATTTTTAGCTCCAAGTTCCTTAGCTCTTTTATTCATCTTAACTGCAAACTTATCCATAGTACCGCCTATATGTTCTGCTAGTGCCTCTGCACAATCGTTGTCTGAAGCTAGCAGCAAACCATATAACAAATCCTTTACAGTTAATTGCTCACCTTCACAAAGTCCAACTCTAGTTCCATCTACATTTGGTGGATTTTTACCGATTATAACTTTATCATTTAAATTTGTATTTTCAAGTGTTAAAAGTGCAGTCATTATTTTGGTAGTGGATGCTGGTGGATATGCAGTATCCGGGTTTTTAGAATACAAAAGCTGGCCAGTGGCTGCATCCAAAATTACAGCGCCATCAGCTGAAACAGGAGGAGGCATTTCTTTAGCATGAACTACTCCATAGGGATTATTAGAGCAAATAAGCAAAAACAGTAGTGCAAATGTGACTATTCTTTTCATTTTTTCCTCCTTTAGGACAATTCCTAAATATTATATCAAAAAAATAATATATATGCGACATAATTTTTTTAAATTGTCAATAATTTAAATTATAAACATAAATATATTTCATTGCAAATCACAATTATATAAAAGGGGAATAGTAATGAGAGATAAGAAAAAAATTGTAGGTTCAATTGTTATTTTGATTGTATTTGCCTTGTTCCTAATTATAGGGTACGTAAACTCAAGGCCATCCAGTAATGCTGCAGCGAAAAGTGAAGAAGTATTTAAAGATCAGGATAATGTCGGAGAAGTATCTAAAAGTAAATCAGATAAAGGCATAACTGTATATGTAAATGGGGAAGTTAAAAATCCTGGAGTGTATAAATTAAAAAATGATAGTAGAATACAGGATATTGTGAAGGAGTCAGGTGGATTTACAGCTGCAGCAGATACAAGTAAACTAAATTTAGCTAAGAAGTTAAAGGATGAAGATTATATATATGTGGACAAAAAAGGAGAGAATGGAGCAAATAAGGCTGAATCCGGGGGAAAAGGAGGTAGTAGTGGAGGAGTAGAACAAGATGGAAAGGTAAATATAAACAAAGCTTCCAAAGAGGAATTAAAAACAATACCTGGAGTTGGAGATGTTACTGCTCAAAAGATAATAGACTATAGAGAAAAAAATGGAGATTTTTCTTCTATTGAGGATTTAAAAAAGGTAGGAAGAATAGGTGATAAAACCATTGAAAAGATAAAGGATAAGATAGAGGTAAGGTAGATATAGATAGATGAAGTTTGTTATAAAATGGTGTACAATATTGTAGAGAATGAATTTCTATTGGAGGTGTTATTTTGAAGCATAAGAGACTAACAGAACTTAGTCGAACTTCTGGGTGAGCAGCTAAAATAGGACCGGAGGTCCTTTCTAAAATACTGGGTAAGTTACCTCGAATGGAAAATGAAAATTTAATGGTTGGAATAGAGACTTCGGATGATGCTGCGGTTTATAAATTAGATAATGAGACAGCAGTAATACAAACACTTGATTTTTTTACACCAATAGTGGATGATCCTTATACTTTTGGTCAAATAGCTGCAGCAAATTCTCTAAGTGATATATATGCCATGGGAGGAAAGCCTAAAGTAGCACTTAATATAGTTTGTTTTCCTTCCTGTCTTCCTGAAGAGGTGTTAGGAGAAATACTAAGAGGAGGTGCTGATAAAGTTATTGAAGCAGGTGCAGTAGTAGTTGGAGGCCATACTGTAGAGGATAATGAGCCTAAATATGGGTTGTCAGTTATGGGACTCGTACATCCTGGTAACATACTTAAAAATTGTGGATCTGAAGTAGGGGATGTAATTATACTTACTAAGCCTTTAGGTATAGGAATAATTAATACTGCCATAAAAGGAGAAATGGCATCTAAAGAAGTTTATGATAAGGCAGTTAAAGTTATGTCTACTTTAAATAAGTATGCAGGAGAAATAGTAAGTAAATACTCTGTAAGTGCATGTACAGATGTAACTGGTTTTGGAATTATGGGGCACGGATATGAAATGGCTTCTGCATCTGGTGTTACATTAAAGCTTTATGCAAGTAGAATACCTTATATACAAGAGGCAAGAGAATATGCTGAAATGGGATTGGTACCGGCAGGTGCATATAGAAATAAAGACTATTTGAAAGGTAAATATTCAATAGAAAATGTACCTGAGTGGATGGAAGATATTTTATTTGATCCACAGACGTCTGGTGGACTTCTTATAACCTGCAGTAGGACAGAAGCTACTAAAATCATGGAGGAACTTTCAAAGCTTGAAGTCAAATCTTCTGTAATAGGTGAAGTCATACCTTTTCAGGGAAAGAAATATATAGAAGTAGAATAATGGTTTAAAGGGGTGAAAGTCAAGTTGTGGATAAAAAACAATTGTTAAGAAGAATTCCTAAAATGGATGAACTATTGAATGAAGAAATTGTAAAATTAGAGGCTGGTACTACAATGAAAGAAATTGTAATGGAATCTTTGAGAGAAGCTGTAGACAATTATAGAAATCTTATTTTAAAAGGTAAAATTGAAAACTTTACAAAAGAAGATATATTGAAAAGCTTTAGAATAATAATTGAACAAAAAAAGCAGCCCAACTTGAAAAATGTAATAAATGCTACGGGAGTTATCATACATACTAACTTAGGAAGATCCATTTTAAGTGATGGTGCTCTAAAAAATGTAATTGACGCAGCTCACAATTATAGTAATTTAGAATATGACCTGGAAAAAGGCACAAGAGGATCCAGGTATAGTCATGTAGAAGAGCTAATCAAAAGAATTACAGGAGCAGAGGCTTCTTTAGTTGTAAATAACAATGCAGCTGCAGTGGTCTTGGTTTTAAATACTCTTTGCAGTGGAAAGGAAGCTATAGTGTCCAGGGGACAACTAGTGGAAATAGGGGGCTCTTTTAGAATACCTGAAGTTATGGAATTTAGTGGAGTTAATCTTGTGGAAGTAGGAACAACTAATAAAACTCATCTGAAAGATTATGAAAATGCCCTTAGTGAAAATACGGGAGCATTTTTAAAGGTTCACACATCTAATTTTAAAATAATTGGTTTTTCAGAAGAGGTGTCTTTAGAAGAATTGGTGAAACTTTCATTAAAAAGCAGGATACCAGTAGTAGAGGATATAGGAAGCGGAACACTTGTAGACTTTTCTAAATATGGATTTGAGTATGAGCCTACAGTACAGAAAAGTATAGATAAAGGCGTTGATGTAGTTACTTTTAGTGGAGATAAAATGCTAGGAGGCCCTCAGGCGGGCATAATTGTAGGAAAGAAAAAATATATAGACAAGATGAAACAAAATCAGCTTACAAGGGCTCTTAGAATAGATAAAATGACTCTTGCAGCTCTTGAAGGCACATTAAAATATTATTTAGATGAAAGTGAAGCAATAAAAAATATACCAACACTGCATATGATACTTGCAGGTGAGGATGAGCAAAAACGTAGGGCTTTTATTTTGAAGGAGAAGCTGGAAAATAAGAATTTGAATTTCAAGTTTGCTGTAGAAGAAGATAATTCTATGGTAGGAGGGGGATCTATGCCGGGACAAAAAATACCTACTTATGTAATTAAAGCAGAAAGCAGCAGTGTATCACCAGAGCAGGTGGATAAAAAGTTTAGAAAAAGAAGAGTACCTATAATTGTACGGTTAGCACATAATCAAGTTATAATGGATTTAAGGACTATACTAGATAGGGATTTTGATGTTTTGGTAGATGCTTTTACAGAGTTGTAGTTTAAGGTATTTTCTTTCAAATGTCTAACTTGATACATTTCAGTTTGGAGGTAATTTTGCATGAAGCATGTTGTAATAGGAACAGCAGGACATATAGACCATGGCAAAACTGCACTTATAAGAGCCTTGACAGGAAGGGAAACTGATACTTTAAAAGAAGAGAAAGAAAGAGGAATATCCATAAACATTGGATTTACTTTCTTTGATTTGCCATCAGGGAAAAAAGCTGGAATTATAGATGTACCTGGTCACGAAAAATTTATAAAAAATATGTTAGCTGGGGTTAGTGGTATAGATTTGGTACTCATGGTAATTGCAGCAGATGAGGGAGTTATGCCTCAGACTAGAGAGCACTTTGAAATACTTCAACTTTTAAATGTAAGTAAAGGTATTATCGTCGTTACTAAAATAGATCTAGTAGATGAAGAGTGGTTGGATATGGTAATAGAGGATATAAAGAAAGAGTTTAAAGGAACTTTTTTAGAGAATGCTCCTATATGTAAAGTTTCTTCTAAAACTAAAATCGGTTTAGATTCTCTGGCAAAAGAAATAGATAGACTTACAAAAGATGTTTCCTGTAAAGATGTAAGAGGACATTTTAGGCTTCCAATAGACAGAGTTTTTTCTATAAGTGGATTTGGCACAGTTGTAACAGGTACTGTAATTAGTGGAAGTATTAGAGAAGGTGAACAAGTACAAATATATCCCTCCAAAGTATTATCTAAAGTGAGAGGTATACAAATAAATGATAAGCAGGTAAAAAAAGCTGAAGCAGGTGAAAGATGCGGAATAAATTTAGCAAATGTAAAAACTAGTAGTATAAATAGGGGAGATGTCATATCACTAGAAAATTTAATGGAACCATCTCTCATGATAGATTGTAAATTACATTATTTAAAGAGTGCACCAAAACCTCTGAAGAATAGACAAAGGGTAAGGATTTACCATGGTACCAGTGAAATCATATGTAGGGTAGTGATACTTGATAAGAAGGAAGTAAATCCAGGAGAAGATTCTTACGTTCAATTTAGATTGGAAAAGCAACTTACTTCTCAGAGAAAAGATAGATTTGTAATAAGAAGCTATTCTCCTATGAGTACAATAGGTGGAGGAATTATAATAGAACCTTCTGCTAAGAAAGCTAAAAGATTTAATGAGGAATATATAGAAGAGTTAAGAATAAAAGAAAAAGGGAATACACAAAATATACTAGAAGGTGTCATTAAAAATTTAAGCGATAATTATCCTAAAGAAGAGGATATATTAAAAGCTTTGGGTAAAAACGAAGTCAGTATAAAGGATCAGTTAAAAAAACTAGTAGATAGTGGAACAATAGTAATGCTAAATGGAGGAGAAAAAACTGTATATCTTCATAAAGATTTTTTGAATGAAAAAATTAATGTATTAGAGGATATATTAGAAAGGTTTCATGAAAATAATTCTTTAAAAATAGGAATATCAAAAGAGGAAATTAAAAATAAAGTATTTGGAAAAAAAATTAAGCAAAAAATATATGATTGCATAATGGAGCTTTTGGAAAAAGAAAATGTTATAAAGACTTATAAAAATTTTGTATACCTAATAGATTTTCAACCTAAATATAATGATATGCAGAATACTATTAGGAAAAATATACTGAGTGAATTTGAAAAGCAAAAGTTTATTCCACCAAAGTATTCAGATTTAGAGAGTATGTGCAAGGATAAAAAATCATTTAAAATGGTATTTGAATCTTTAGTCGATAGGGAAGATATAGTTAAAGTTTCTGAGAATTTCTGGCTTCTCTCTGAATACTATGAAAAAGCTAAAGATATTGTAATAAATTTTATAAAGGAGCATGGAAGCATATCAATTGCTGAATTTAGAGATGAGTTGCAAACGAGTAGAAAGTATGCCCTGGCACTTATGGAGCATTTTGATACTATAAAGTTTACCAAGAGAATGGAAGATAAAAGAATCCTTTATTAACCACATGGGAATTCGTTGACATTGGGTTTTGGTTTACTTATAATAGTACTTGGTGATTTGAAATGGGAGTAGATAGGTGCTGGTGTGCCTGCCAGTCTTCAAAACTGTGTTGTCGTGCTAATACCACGATGGGTGAGTTCGATTCTCACATATTCCCGCCAGTTGATATTACAAGCTTTAGAAGGATTTACAAAATTCTTTTAAGGCTTTTTTCTTTTGAGGAATTAAATATTTATTGGTGTCTTCCTCTAATGTGTACATTTTGTATAAATTATTCTTCAAAAAATGTACATTCTGCAAATAGAATTACAAATTTCCGTTTGTTATAATATAATCATATCAAAATAGTTGATAAATTATGACGATTTTTGCTAGTTCTTCTGTTATTTATACGATGGTAAAAGAGGAGGTTACATTTCCCTAATGTAAATGTTT
The genomic region above belongs to Clostridium sp. AWRP and contains:
- the selD gene encoding selenide, water dikinase SelD, which translates into the protein MKHKRLTELSRTSGUAAKIGPEVLSKILGKLPRMENENLMVGIETSDDAAVYKLDNETAVIQTLDFFTPIVDDPYTFGQIAAANSLSDIYAMGGKPKVALNIVCFPSCLPEEVLGEILRGGADKVIEAGAVVVGGHTVEDNEPKYGLSVMGLVHPGNILKNCGSEVGDVIILTKPLGIGIINTAIKGEMASKEVYDKAVKVMSTLNKYAGEIVSKYSVSACTDVTGFGIMGHGYEMASASGVTLKLYASRIPYIQEAREYAEMGLVPAGAYRNKDYLKGKYSIENVPEWMEDILFDPQTSGGLLITCSRTEATKIMEELSKLEVKSSVIGEVIPFQGKKYIEVE
- the selA gene encoding L-seryl-tRNA(Sec) selenium transferase, producing MDKKQLLRRIPKMDELLNEEIVKLEAGTTMKEIVMESLREAVDNYRNLILKGKIENFTKEDILKSFRIIIEQKKQPNLKNVINATGVIIHTNLGRSILSDGALKNVIDAAHNYSNLEYDLEKGTRGSRYSHVEELIKRITGAEASLVVNNNAAAVVLVLNTLCSGKEAIVSRGQLVEIGGSFRIPEVMEFSGVNLVEVGTTNKTHLKDYENALSENTGAFLKVHTSNFKIIGFSEEVSLEELVKLSLKSRIPVVEDIGSGTLVDFSKYGFEYEPTVQKSIDKGVDVVTFSGDKMLGGPQAGIIVGKKKYIDKMKQNQLTRALRIDKMTLAALEGTLKYYLDESEAIKNIPTLHMILAGEDEQKRRAFILKEKLENKNLNFKFAVEEDNSMVGGGSMPGQKIPTYVIKAESSSVSPEQVDKKFRKRRVPIIVRLAHNQVIMDLRTILDRDFDVLVDAFTEL
- the selB gene encoding selenocysteine-specific translation elongation factor gives rise to the protein MKHVVIGTAGHIDHGKTALIRALTGRETDTLKEEKERGISINIGFTFFDLPSGKKAGIIDVPGHEKFIKNMLAGVSGIDLVLMVIAADEGVMPQTREHFEILQLLNVSKGIIVVTKIDLVDEEWLDMVIEDIKKEFKGTFLENAPICKVSSKTKIGLDSLAKEIDRLTKDVSCKDVRGHFRLPIDRVFSISGFGTVVTGTVISGSIREGEQVQIYPSKVLSKVRGIQINDKQVKKAEAGERCGINLANVKTSSINRGDVISLENLMEPSLMIDCKLHYLKSAPKPLKNRQRVRIYHGTSEIICRVVILDKKEVNPGEDSYVQFRLEKQLTSQRKDRFVIRSYSPMSTIGGGIIIEPSAKKAKRFNEEYIEELRIKEKGNTQNILEGVIKNLSDNYPKEEDILKALGKNEVSIKDQLKKLVDSGTIVMLNGGEKTVYLHKDFLNEKINVLEDILERFHENNSLKIGISKEEIKNKVFGKKIKQKIYDCIMELLEKENVIKTYKNFVYLIDFQPKYNDMQNTIRKNILSEFEKQKFIPPKYSDLESMCKDKKSFKMVFESLVDREDIVKVSENFWLLSEYYEKAKDIVINFIKEHGSISIAEFRDELQTSRKYALALMEHFDTIKFTKRMEDKRILY